In the genome of Rhodoferax fermentans, one region contains:
- a CDS encoding lytic transglycosylase domain-containing protein: MQFKMILTLIGAAGLAAAPMLHAQSTADNVVLDMQQAFKRGDSARLTALLPQTQGHLLEPWAAYWALRARLDSASADEVNAFFTQYRGSYQEDRLRNDWLLLLGQRRDWSRFAQVAPDFRMNDDREVRCYTLAMENILAKVDLASEVKAQWYAAKDAGDGCTLAAQSHFDAGQLSEADVWRKARLLVEARQLDAARQVVAIVAPGASAALNDALKKPETVLIKRPVSNQRLNQELAVLALIRWADSTPDSAAQALEERWSKHLSHAQRAWAWGAIGKLAAQKLSDSALPYFQHASPEAMSDEHLAWRTRAALRQHQWHDALESIKAMSPDAASDPTWVYWRARALLQPGQSQAEQTQARQLLQGIASVRGFYPLLALEELGQPITPPPTPAPLSAQEKDRAQANPGLQRALKAITLGLRSEGVREWNYTTNLHAPGGMNDRELLAAADLACQNAVWDRCINTSERTRNIIDLAQRFPMPYRQAVIERSRSISLDPAYVYGLIRQESRFITDARSGVGASGLMQVMPATARWTAKKIGLSNFTPQQLNDRDTNITIGTGYLKLVLDDFAGSMPLAAAAYNAGPGRPRVWRGQPGAPSVEAAIWAENIPFTETRDYVKKVLANTTIYAAMITGQTQSLKARLGHIGPADISTPENRDLP; encoded by the coding sequence ATGCAGTTCAAGATGATTTTGACATTGATTGGTGCCGCCGGATTGGCTGCGGCACCAATGCTTCATGCCCAGAGCACGGCCGACAACGTGGTGCTCGACATGCAGCAGGCTTTTAAACGGGGTGACAGTGCCCGACTCACCGCCTTGTTACCCCAGACCCAGGGCCATCTGCTGGAACCCTGGGCCGCCTACTGGGCCTTGCGTGCCCGCCTGGACAGCGCCTCTGCCGACGAGGTGAATGCGTTTTTTACCCAGTACCGTGGCAGCTACCAGGAGGACCGCTTGCGCAATGACTGGCTGCTGCTGCTGGGCCAGCGCCGTGACTGGTCGCGTTTTGCCCAAGTGGCGCCCGACTTCCGCATGAACGATGACCGCGAGGTGCGCTGTTACACCCTGGCCATGGAGAACATCCTGGCCAAGGTGGACCTGGCCAGCGAGGTCAAGGCCCAGTGGTACGCGGCCAAAGACGCGGGTGACGGATGCACCCTGGCGGCACAAAGCCACTTTGACGCAGGCCAGCTGTCCGAGGCAGATGTCTGGCGCAAGGCACGTCTGCTGGTGGAGGCCCGCCAGCTCGATGCGGCACGCCAGGTGGTCGCCATCGTGGCGCCCGGCGCCAGCGCGGCACTCAACGACGCCCTCAAAAAACCTGAGACCGTTCTGATCAAACGCCCGGTGTCCAACCAACGCCTGAATCAGGAGCTGGCGGTGCTGGCGCTGATCCGCTGGGCCGACAGTACACCTGACAGCGCGGCTCAGGCCTTGGAAGAACGCTGGAGCAAACACCTCAGCCATGCCCAGCGTGCCTGGGCTTGGGGCGCGATTGGCAAACTGGCAGCACAAAAACTCTCTGACAGCGCCTTGCCCTATTTCCAACACGCCAGCCCCGAGGCCATGAGTGACGAACATCTGGCCTGGCGGACCCGCGCCGCCTTGCGCCAGCACCAATGGCATGACGCGCTGGAGAGCATCAAGGCCATGAGCCCGGACGCCGCCAGCGACCCCACCTGGGTTTACTGGCGCGCCCGCGCCTTGTTGCAGCCGGGCCAGAGCCAGGCCGAGCAAACACAAGCACGCCAGCTGCTGCAAGGCATCGCCAGCGTGCGTGGTTTTTACCCACTGCTGGCGCTGGAGGAACTGGGCCAACCAATCACACCACCACCCACACCCGCACCTTTGAGCGCGCAGGAAAAAGACCGGGCGCAGGCTAACCCAGGGCTGCAGCGTGCCCTCAAAGCCATCACCCTGGGCCTGCGCAGCGAGGGTGTGCGTGAGTGGAACTACACCACCAATTTGCATGCCCCCGGCGGCATGAATGACCGCGAGCTGTTGGCCGCCGCTGACCTGGCCTGCCAGAACGCAGTATGGGACCGCTGCATCAACACCAGTGAACGCACGCGCAACATCATCGATCTGGCGCAGCGTTTCCCGATGCCCTACCGCCAGGCAGTGATTGAACGCAGCCGCAGCATCAGCCTGGACCCGGCCTATGTCTACGGCTTGATTCGTCAGGAAAGCCGCTTCATCACCGATGCGCGTTCGGGCGTGGGTGCCTCGGGCCTGATGCAGGTGATGCCTGCCACTGCGCGCTGGACCGCCAAAAAAATTGGCCTGAGCAACTTCACACCCCAGCAGCTCAATGACCGCGACACCAACATCACGATTGGCACCGGTTACCTCAAGCTGGTGCTGGACGATTTTGCGGGCTCCATGCCCCTGGCCGCCGCAGCCTACAACGCTGGGCCCGGGCGCCCGCGGGTCTGGCGTGGCCAACCCGGCGCCCCCTCAGTGGAGGCCGCCATTTGGGCGGAAAACATCCCGTTCACTGAAACCCGTGATTACGTCAAAAAAGTGCTGGCCAACACCACCATTTACGCGGCCATGATCACTGGGCAAACCCAGTCCCTCAAGGCACGGCTGGGGCACATTGGCCCAGCCGACATCAGCACACCAGAGAACCGCGACCTGCCATGA
- a CDS encoding glutathione S-transferase family protein — protein MIQLYIGNKNYSSWSMRPWVLLKQAGIPFEEVMVRFDAFTPDSQFKAALKPVSPTGKVPVLVDGDLVVWDTLAIAEYLAEQFPDKQLWPTNKAARARARSICAEMHSGFTSLRNHCPMNIEARLPDTGALLWRDQPGVRADVARLIEMWRPLLQAHGGPLLFGDFSVADAYFAPICTRLVTYGLPLPEDIAAYVQRVCALPGVKAWIDGACAEQDFLDFEEPYRLASQANKPQA, from the coding sequence ATGATCCAACTCTATATCGGTAACAAAAACTACTCGTCCTGGTCGATGCGGCCCTGGGTGCTGCTCAAGCAGGCGGGCATCCCGTTTGAGGAGGTGATGGTGCGTTTTGACGCCTTCACGCCCGACTCGCAGTTCAAGGCGGCGCTCAAACCCGTGTCACCCACCGGCAAGGTGCCGGTACTGGTGGACGGGGATCTGGTGGTGTGGGACACGCTGGCGATTGCCGAGTATCTGGCCGAGCAGTTTCCCGACAAACAACTTTGGCCGACCAACAAGGCAGCCCGAGCCCGTGCGCGCAGCATCTGCGCAGAGATGCACAGCGGCTTCACCAGCCTGCGCAACCACTGCCCGATGAACATCGAAGCGCGGCTGCCCGACACCGGCGCCCTGCTCTGGCGCGACCAGCCCGGTGTGCGTGCCGATGTGGCGCGCCTGATTGAGATGTGGCGGCCGCTGCTGCAGGCACACGGTGGACCGCTGCTATTTGGTGACTTCTCGGTGGCCGATGCCTACTTCGCACCGATCTGCACCCGGCTTGTCACCTATGGACTGCCTTTGCCAGAGGACATCGCCGCCTATGTGCAGCGTGTCTGCGCCCTGCCGGGTGTCAAGGCCTGGATCGATGGTGCCTGCGCGGAGCAGGATTTTCTTGACTTTGAAGAGCCCTACCGCTTGGCCAGCCAGGCCAACAAACCACAGGCTTAA
- a CDS encoding GGDEF domain-containing protein encodes MIFLLILLGIPIFGWLQYRQAHSLENLTRPSFSGFEWNAFKLELRVLSLRSALFEAQMRQDTPQLIEQVSTQYSLFFAHMSSIDNGESREAMQDAPIFQTVLAQAHAFVKQADPVLESVSPTPDYPAMQLLLDQVDSLHANVHRLVIEAHSRRYLQSSQLIQEVTALGNYLLVLSSVVLVLGIGWGVSAMRNLSLTLQRQQQFKELYLHSSFHASHDFLTGLANRRLLYDQLQHALASSKRHNAYGAVILIDLDNFKPINDTYGHDAGDMLLVEVAKRMKNCVRDVDTVARLGGDEFAVLLGQINGPAEDVNGTVSMVSQKLLDALSAPYLLTPLGQKAEPGGIRHVCTASVGVAVFFKDELSADQIIKAADAAMYRAKQLGGNRSERAT; translated from the coding sequence GTGATCTTTTTGCTGATCTTGTTGGGCATTCCCATTTTTGGATGGCTTCAATACCGGCAGGCACACAGCCTGGAGAATTTGACCCGCCCAAGCTTCAGCGGTTTTGAATGGAATGCCTTCAAGCTGGAGCTGCGGGTCTTGTCTTTACGCAGTGCCTTGTTTGAAGCACAGATGCGGCAGGATACGCCGCAACTGATCGAGCAAGTGAGCACCCAGTACAGCCTGTTTTTCGCGCACATGTCATCGATTGACAACGGTGAGAGCCGGGAAGCGATGCAGGACGCGCCCATCTTTCAGACGGTGTTGGCGCAAGCGCATGCCTTTGTCAAACAGGCCGATCCGGTGCTTGAATCGGTGAGCCCAACGCCCGATTACCCAGCCATGCAGCTGCTGTTGGACCAGGTCGACAGTTTGCACGCCAATGTGCATCGCCTCGTCATTGAGGCCCATAGCCGACGTTATTTGCAGTCAAGCCAACTGATCCAAGAGGTGACTGCCCTCGGTAACTACCTTCTTGTGCTGTCGTCCGTTGTGCTTGTGCTGGGGATCGGCTGGGGTGTCTCAGCCATGCGCAACTTGAGCCTGACTTTGCAGCGGCAACAGCAGTTCAAAGAGTTGTACCTGCATTCGAGTTTTCATGCCTCACACGATTTTCTGACCGGCTTGGCCAACCGAAGATTGCTCTACGACCAGTTGCAACACGCGCTGGCCAGCAGCAAGCGGCACAACGCCTATGGTGCGGTCATCTTGATTGATCTCGACAATTTCAAGCCCATCAACGACACCTACGGCCATGATGCCGGGGACATGTTGCTGGTTGAAGTGGCCAAACGGATGAAGAACTGTGTGCGTGATGTGGACACGGTCGCCCGGCTGGGGGGTGACGAGTTTGCGGTCTTGCTCGGGCAGATCAATGGTCCGGCGGAGGATGTGAATGGCACCGTCAGCATGGTCTCGCAGAAGCTGCTTGACGCCTTGTCCGCCCCCTATCTGCTGACCCCGTTGGGTCAGAAAGCCGAGCCAGGCGGGATTCGTCATGTGTGTACGGCCAGCGTGGGTGTTGCGGTGTTTTTCAAGGACGAGCTCAGTGCCGATCAAATTATCAAAGCCGCTGATGCCGCCATGTACCGCGCCAAGCAACTTGGCGGAAACCGCAGTGAACGGGCGACTTAA
- a CDS encoding helix-turn-helix domain-containing protein: protein MFNLRRQLKPELELDHVRSSDLGYETPDESGFIRCLSHGFPTPLARWHHHDEYELHLITTTSGKAFVGDWIGHFQPGHVVLTGPRLPHNWVSADVPDGGVPLRDLVIQFLHEPIETASRHIVELREVMPLLERAKHGIEFFGVFAQTVTYWQRIKANQGLARFAAFCELMGELSRCTDFRLLSNTQMKSMDSDTQLDQINAILSRISDNLSEPISAADMARELDMSESSFSRFFRRATGNTFTDFVNHVRVSRACQLLMESDLLITHIGYQVGFNNIANFNRRFLDIKGMTPSDYRRQAASRFGANATSRH from the coding sequence ATGTTCAACCTGCGACGTCAACTCAAGCCAGAGCTGGAGCTCGACCACGTACGCTCCTCGGATTTGGGCTATGAGACACCTGATGAGTCGGGCTTCATCCGCTGCCTGTCCCATGGGTTCCCGACACCGCTGGCGCGATGGCACCACCATGACGAGTATGAACTGCACTTGATCACCACCACCTCTGGCAAGGCGTTCGTCGGCGACTGGATCGGCCACTTCCAGCCGGGGCACGTGGTCTTGACTGGTCCGCGCCTGCCGCACAACTGGGTTAGCGCCGACGTGCCCGATGGCGGCGTTCCACTGCGTGATCTGGTGATCCAGTTTTTGCACGAACCCATTGAAACAGCCAGCAGGCACATCGTCGAACTGCGTGAGGTGATGCCCTTGTTGGAGCGAGCCAAACATGGCATCGAGTTTTTTGGCGTTTTTGCGCAAACGGTCACGTACTGGCAGCGAATCAAAGCCAATCAGGGTTTGGCGCGGTTTGCGGCGTTTTGTGAGCTGATGGGTGAACTCTCACGCTGCACAGATTTCCGGCTGCTGTCCAACACCCAGATGAAGAGCATGGACAGCGACACCCAACTCGACCAGATCAATGCCATTCTCAGCCGCATCAGCGACAACCTGTCCGAACCGATTTCGGCGGCGGACATGGCGCGCGAACTCGACATGAGCGAGAGCAGTTTTTCGCGCTTTTTCCGTCGGGCCACCGGCAACACCTTCACCGATTTTGTCAACCACGTGCGGGTCAGTCGCGCCTGCCAGTTGCTGATGGAGTCTGACCTGCTGATCACCCACATTGGTTACCAGGTGGGCTTCAACAACATCGCCAACTTCAACCGACGTTTTCTGGACATCAAAGGCATGACCCCCAGCGATTACCGTCGCCAGGCGGCCAGCCGTTTTGGCGCCAACGCTACGTCTCGCCACTGA
- the dalD gene encoding D-arabinitol 4-dehydrogenase, giving the protein MTTMLHLGLGSFHRAHQAVYLHQLRESGDQRWALAGGNIRPDMQDTIDALIAQGGAYTLETVTPHNERSYTRITAIQTVVPFDPELCGLVRIGADADTRIISFTVTEAGYYLDAKYQLDQNFADLRADLAAVKSGEPVSTIYGALCVILRARMQANAGPVTLLNCDNLRHNGERSRGGLLQFIELLGDSALLAWVQANTTSPNAMVDRITPRPTPEVRARVLATTGVDDAAALMGESFIQWVIEDNFIAGRPEWEKVGVEMVTSVQAYEEAKIRLLNATHSCIAWAGTLVGYTYIHEGTLDPVIRQLAYDYVTDDTIPVLLPCPINLEKYRDVVLDRFGNPAIADTNQRVAMDAFSKIPAMIAPTIRDRLARGETIHSVSMLPALFLAYLQRWHAGQIPYTYQDQAMDPAAAHAICESVDPVAAYCANTVLWGPLANDERLVQAMRTAFERVKLFVKNHQS; this is encoded by the coding sequence ATGACGACGATGCTCCACCTGGGTCTAGGTTCATTCCACCGTGCCCACCAGGCCGTCTACCTGCACCAGTTGCGGGAATCCGGCGACCAACGTTGGGCGCTGGCCGGCGGCAATATCCGACCCGACATGCAAGACACCATTGACGCTTTGATTGCCCAGGGGGGGGCCTACACGCTGGAAACCGTGACCCCGCACAACGAGCGCAGCTACACCCGTATCACCGCCATCCAGACCGTGGTGCCTTTTGATCCCGAGCTCTGTGGTCTGGTGCGTATCGGCGCAGACGCGGACACACGCATCATTTCTTTTACCGTGACCGAAGCCGGCTATTACCTCGATGCCAAGTACCAGCTCGATCAGAACTTTGCCGACCTGCGAGCCGATCTGGCTGCGGTCAAGTCAGGCGAACCGGTGTCGACCATCTACGGCGCACTCTGCGTCATCCTGCGCGCCCGCATGCAAGCCAATGCCGGGCCAGTGACACTGCTCAATTGCGACAACCTGCGCCACAACGGCGAACGCTCACGCGGCGGGCTGCTGCAATTCATTGAATTGCTTGGTGACAGCGCCCTGCTGGCCTGGGTGCAGGCCAACACCACCAGCCCCAACGCGATGGTGGACCGCATCACACCACGCCCGACGCCAGAGGTGCGGGCGCGTGTGCTGGCCACCACCGGCGTCGACGACGCTGCGGCGCTGATGGGAGAAAGCTTCATCCAGTGGGTGATTGAAGACAACTTCATCGCCGGTCGCCCCGAGTGGGAAAAGGTCGGGGTGGAGATGGTGACCTCGGTGCAAGCGTATGAAGAAGCCAAGATCCGCCTGCTCAACGCCACCCACAGCTGCATCGCCTGGGCTGGCACGCTGGTCGGTTACACCTACATCCATGAGGGCACGCTTGACCCGGTGATCCGCCAACTGGCCTATGACTACGTCACCGACGACACCATTCCGGTGCTGTTGCCCTGCCCGATTAACCTCGAAAAATACCGTGACGTGGTGTTGGACCGCTTTGGCAACCCGGCCATTGCCGATACCAACCAGCGGGTGGCGATGGACGCGTTCTCGAAGATCCCAGCGATGATTGCACCCACCATCCGCGACCGGCTGGCACGTGGTGAAACCATCCACAGCGTGTCCATGCTGCCTGCACTCTTTTTAGCCTACCTGCAACGCTGGCATGCCGGGCAGATTCCCTACACCTACCAGGACCAGGCCATGGACCCAGCGGCGGCCCATGCGATTTGCGAGTCTGTTGACCCAGTTGCAGCGTACTGTGCCAACACCGTGTTGTGGGGTCCGCTGGCCAATGACGAGCGCCTGGTCCAGGCCATGCGCACCGCGTTTGAACGTGTCAAACTCTTTGTCAAGAACCACCAATCATGA
- a CDS encoding SDR family oxidoreductase, producing the protein MNHTPLLSGQVAAVTGAASGIGFACAQAMIAAGAQVVLVDRDAPALAKARETLGDCALPLVLDLLDPAQCAAMPARILALTGGRLDIFHANAGLYVGGDLIDATDDAIDRMLNLNINVVMKNVRGVLPHMMERGVGDIIVTSSLAAHFPTPWEPVYASSKWAIDCFVQTVRRQVFKHGIRVGAISPGPVITSLLADWPAEKLEEAKAKGSLLEAAEVANVVLFMLTRPRGMTIRDVVMMPTQFDL; encoded by the coding sequence ATGAACCATACACCTCTCCTGAGCGGCCAGGTGGCCGCCGTCACCGGTGCGGCATCGGGCATCGGGTTTGCCTGTGCCCAGGCGATGATCGCTGCTGGCGCACAGGTCGTCCTGGTTGACCGCGATGCACCGGCTCTGGCCAAGGCCCGGGAAACACTGGGCGATTGCGCCCTGCCACTGGTGCTGGACCTGCTGGACCCCGCACAGTGTGCGGCCATGCCAGCGCGCATTCTGGCGCTGACCGGTGGCCGACTCGACATCTTCCACGCCAACGCCGGACTGTATGTGGGTGGTGATCTGATCGACGCGACCGACGACGCGATCGACCGCATGCTCAACCTGAACATCAACGTGGTCATGAAGAACGTACGCGGGGTGCTGCCCCACATGATGGAGAGAGGTGTGGGCGACATCATCGTGACAAGCTCGCTCGCAGCGCATTTCCCCACTCCTTGGGAGCCGGTCTACGCCTCCAGCAAGTGGGCCATTGATTGTTTTGTGCAGACAGTGCGGCGCCAGGTGTTCAAGCACGGCATCCGTGTGGGCGCCATCTCACCAGGACCGGTGATCACCTCGCTGCTGGCCGACTGGCCGGCAGAAAAGCTGGAAGAGGCCAAGGCCAAGGGCAGTTTGCTGGAGGCCGCCGAGGTTGCCAACGTCGTGCTGTTCATGCTCACGCGCCCGCGCGGCATGACGATCCGCGATGTGGTGATGATGCCCACGCAGTTCGACCTCTGA
- a CDS encoding ABC transporter ATP-binding protein has product MAYLSLSGIDKVFGQVHVIKGLNLDIQKGEFVVFVGPSGCGKSTLLRLIAGLEQINGGTLKLDGRDITHLPSSKRDLAMVFQSYALYPHMSVFENMSFALKLAKADPSLIKEKVDRAAKILNLTQYLDRTPKELSGGQRQRVAIGRAIVRAPKVFLFDEPLSNLDAALRGQTRIEIAKLHRDLGATTIYVTHDQVEAMTLADRVVVLRDGVIEQVGTPLELYDRPANQFVAQFIGTPQMNIVPASQLPALQTTAGLSIASDGFVGLRPENVMLHPAGQGLLHGKVDLVEALGAETLIYVTTTQGAQLVSRQNERTPLRTGDAVGIQIDTDAAHVFDANGRITRTGQTHETPTH; this is encoded by the coding sequence ATGGCTTACCTTAGCTTAAGCGGCATCGACAAAGTTTTTGGTCAAGTTCACGTCATCAAGGGCTTGAATTTGGACATTCAAAAGGGTGAATTCGTGGTGTTTGTCGGGCCTTCGGGCTGTGGCAAATCCACGCTCTTGCGCCTGATCGCCGGGCTGGAACAGATCAACGGCGGTACCCTGAAGCTCGATGGCCGTGACATCACCCACCTGCCTTCGAGCAAACGCGACCTGGCCATGGTGTTCCAGAGTTACGCGCTGTACCCGCACATGAGTGTGTTCGAGAACATGAGTTTTGCGCTCAAACTGGCCAAAGCCGACCCCAGCTTGATCAAGGAAAAAGTGGACCGGGCCGCCAAGATTCTGAATCTGACGCAGTACCTGGACCGCACGCCCAAAGAGTTATCCGGTGGCCAGCGCCAGCGCGTTGCCATTGGCCGCGCCATCGTGCGAGCGCCCAAGGTGTTTCTGTTCGACGAACCACTCTCCAACCTGGACGCGGCATTGCGCGGCCAGACCCGCATCGAGATCGCCAAACTGCACCGCGACCTGGGTGCCACCACGATTTATGTGACCCACGACCAGGTCGAAGCCATGACCCTGGCCGACCGCGTGGTGGTGCTGCGCGATGGCGTGATCGAGCAGGTTGGCACACCGCTGGAACTCTATGACCGCCCGGCCAACCAGTTTGTGGCGCAGTTCATTGGCACGCCCCAGATGAACATTGTTCCGGCCTCCCAGTTGCCTGCGCTGCAAACCACCGCAGGTTTGTCCATCGCGTCGGATGGCTTCGTCGGCTTGCGGCCAGAGAACGTGATGCTGCACCCGGCTGGGCAGGGTTTGCTGCATGGCAAGGTCGACTTGGTCGAGGCGCTGGGCGCGGAAACACTGATCTACGTCACCACCACACAAGGTGCCCAACTGGTGTCGCGCCAAAACGAACGCACACCGCTGCGAACGGGTGATGCCGTGGGCATCCAGATCGACACCGACGCGGCCCATGTGTTTGATGCCAACGGGCGCATCACACGCACCGGTCAAACCCATGAAACACCGACCCACTGA
- a CDS encoding carbohydrate ABC transporter permease — MNTQNKLLLYVRTLAAWGVALLLFFPLGWLVLTAFKTELQAIAVPPLLLFTPTLENFTIVEERSDYLLYAQNSLITSVASTLLGLALAFPAAYSMAFFKGKYTKDILMWMLSTKMMPAVGALVPIYVLAQNSGLLDTRTGLTIIFTLSNLPIMVWMLYSQFKEIPGEILEAARMDGATLWQEFRMVLLPLTLGGLASTGLLCLVLSWNEAFWSLNLSAAKAGTLATLIASYSSPEGLFWAKLSAASFMAIAPIVVFGWFSQKQLVQGLTFGAVK, encoded by the coding sequence ATGAACACCCAAAACAAGCTCTTGTTATATGTGCGCACGCTGGCCGCCTGGGGCGTTGCCTTGCTGCTGTTTTTCCCGCTGGGCTGGCTGGTGCTGACCGCGTTCAAGACCGAGTTGCAAGCCATCGCGGTGCCGCCTTTGCTGCTGTTCACGCCCACGCTGGAGAACTTCACGATCGTCGAGGAGCGTAGTGACTATCTGCTGTACGCCCAAAACTCGCTGATCACCAGCGTGGCCTCCACCCTCCTCGGGCTGGCACTGGCGTTTCCAGCCGCGTACTCGATGGCCTTCTTCAAAGGCAAATACACCAAGGACATCCTGATGTGGATGTTGTCCACCAAGATGATGCCCGCCGTGGGCGCGCTGGTGCCGATCTATGTGCTGGCACAGAACTCCGGTTTGCTCGATACCCGCACCGGGCTGACCATCATCTTCACCCTGAGCAACCTGCCCATCATGGTCTGGATGCTGTATTCGCAGTTCAAGGAAATACCGGGCGAGATTCTGGAGGCCGCGCGCATGGACGGCGCCACGCTGTGGCAAGAGTTTCGTATGGTGCTGCTACCGCTCACACTGGGCGGCTTGGCATCAACCGGCTTGTTGTGCCTGGTGCTGAGCTGGAATGAGGCGTTCTGGTCCCTCAACCTCAGCGCAGCCAAGGCAGGCACGCTGGCCACGCTGATTGCCAGTTACTCCAGTCCCGAAGGTCTGTTCTGGGCCAAGCTGTCTGCCGCGTCCTTCATGGCCATCGCACCCATCGTGGTGTTTGGCTGGTTCAGCCAAAAACAACTGGTGCAAGGCTTGACCTTCGGTGCCGTCAAATGA
- a CDS encoding carbohydrate ABC transporter permease: MNRFIPRILLAPAVLTLFLWMIVPLVMSIYFSVIRYNLMQPDQSGFIGLENFEYFITDPSFGTAVSNTLLLLGSVIVLTVVVGILLALLVDAPFPGRNIVRILLISPFFVMPTVNALLWKHMMMNPIYGVLAQVWIFFGATPVDWLTDWPLWSVILIVTWQWLPFATLIFITALQSMDREQLEASRMDGATYLQQLRYLYIPHLGRSMAVVVMIEMIFLLSVFAEIYTTTGGGPGDASTNVAFLIFKQALLNFDAGVASAGALFAVVLANIAGIFLIRMVGKNLDK; this comes from the coding sequence ATGAACAGATTCATTCCCCGCATCCTGCTGGCACCTGCTGTGCTCACGCTCTTCCTGTGGATGATCGTGCCACTGGTGATGTCGATCTATTTTTCGGTCATTCGCTACAACCTGATGCAGCCCGATCAGAGCGGCTTCATCGGGCTGGAGAACTTTGAATACTTCATCACCGACCCGTCTTTTGGTACAGCGGTGAGCAACACCTTGCTGCTGCTGGGCTCGGTGATTGTGCTGACCGTGGTGGTTGGCATATTGCTGGCGCTGCTGGTGGATGCGCCGTTTCCGGGGCGCAACATCGTGCGCATCCTGCTGATTTCGCCCTTTTTTGTCATGCCCACAGTCAACGCGCTGCTGTGGAAACACATGATGATGAACCCGATTTATGGCGTGCTGGCGCAAGTCTGGATTTTCTTTGGTGCCACGCCGGTGGATTGGCTGACCGACTGGCCGCTGTGGAGCGTGATCCTGATCGTCACTTGGCAGTGGCTGCCGTTTGCCACACTGATTTTTATCACCGCGCTGCAAAGCATGGATCGCGAGCAGTTAGAGGCCTCGCGCATGGACGGTGCCACCTACCTGCAGCAACTGCGCTACCTCTACATCCCACACCTGGGCCGCTCGATGGCGGTGGTGGTGATGATCGAGATGATCTTTTTGCTCAGCGTGTTTGCCGAGATCTACACCACTACCGGTGGCGGTCCGGGGGACGCCAGCACCAATGTGGCGTTTCTGATCTTCAAGCAGGCGCTGCTGAACTTTGACGCCGGCGTGGCTTCTGCCGGGGCGCTGTTTGCGGTGGTGCTGGCGAATATTGCCGGCATTTTCCTGATCCGCATGGTTGGCAAAAACCTTGACAAATAA